In a genomic window of Pseudoliparis swirei isolate HS2019 ecotype Mariana Trench chromosome 20, NWPU_hadal_v1, whole genome shotgun sequence:
- the myo7aa gene encoding myosin VIIAa isoform X2: MSSHKDTNGNHGHFTADVLPVHFGKLLGDYVWLDLKTGREFEVPIGAVVKLCDSGQIQVLDDEGNEHWISPQNATNIKPMHPTSIHGVEDMIRLGDLNEAGILRNLLIRYREKLIYTYTGSILVAVNPYQLLPIYTADQIRLYTNKKIGELPPHIFAIADNCYFNMQRNNRDQCCIISGESGAGKTESTKLILQFLAAISGQHSWIEQQVLEANPILEAFGNAKTIRNDNSSRFGKYIDIHFNKRGAIEGAKIEQYLLEKSRVCRQAHDERNYHVFYCMLKGMTAEEKKKLGLSKATDFTYLTMGKCTVCDGRDDMKEYSNIRSAMKVLMFTEKENWEISKLLASILHMGNIRYEARTYDNLDACEVVRSPHLTTAARLLEVDSKALMNCLTSRTLITRGETVSTPLSMEQALDVRDAFVKGIYGRLFVWIVEKINAAIYKPTSSQPKALRRSIGLLDIFGFENFTVNSFEQLCINFANENLQQFFVRHVFKLEQEEYNLEHINWQHIEFTDNQDALDMIAIKPMNIISLIDEESRFPKGTDTTMLNKLNFQHKLNTYYIPPKNNHETQFGIQHFAGVVYYETRGFLEKNRDTLYGDIIQLVHSSKNKFIKQIFQADVAMGAETRKRSPTLSSQFKRSLELLMRTLSVCQPFFVRCIKPNEFKKPMLFDRELCVRQLRYSGMMETIRIRRAGYPIRYTFVEFVDRYRVLMPGVKPAYKQEDLRGTCQRIAELVLGRDDDWKMGKTKIFLKDHHDMLLEIERDKAITDKVILIQKVVRGFKDRSNFLKMKKSAVLIQKLWRGYQCRKNYGAMRAGFSRLQALVRSRKLCASYNVARQRITGFQGRCRGFLVRRAFRHRLWAIITIQASTRGMIARRLYKRLKGEYRRRLEAEKMRLAEETKLRNQMSAKRAKAEAERKHQERLAQLAKEDAEQEKKEKEEARRKKEMVEQMEKARLEPVNDSDLVDKMFGFLGTTTSFPGQEGQAPAGFEDLERTHRELEEEDLDEALPLPEDDGEEDLSEYKFAKYAATYFQGTTTHTYVRRPLKQPLLFHDDEGDQLAALAVWITVLRFMGDLPEPKYHTAISDGSEKIPVMTKIYESLGKKTYKRELQTPHAEGHKKNSVRHKLVSLTLKKKSKITEEVTKRLNDGEHGLHGNSMLEDRPTSNLEKLHFIIGNGILRPGLRDEIYCQICKQLSQNPSKSSHARGWILISLCVGCFAPSDKFVKYLRNFINSGPPGYAPYCEERLRRTFVNGTRTQPPSWLELQATKSKKPIMLPVTFMDGTTKTLLTDSATTAKELCNALSDKINLQDRFGFSLYIALFDKVSSLGSGNDHVMDAVSQCEQYAKEQGAQERNAPWRLFFRKEIFTPWHSPTEDQVATNLIYQQTIRGVKFGEYRCDRDDLAELASQQYYVDYGSEILLERLLSLIPSYVPDRDISSSRTVEKWAHFIMAAHKKGIYTQKRFDPQKVKEEVVDFARHKWPLLFSRFYEAIKFSGPSLPKNDLIVAVNWTGVYFVDEQEQVLLELSFPEITAVSSSSGGKLQSQSFTLATIKGDEYTFTSNNAEDIRDLVVTFLEGLRKRSKFVVALQDNPNPTGEDSTFLSFIKGDLILLDQDTGEQVLNSGWAHGVNERTNQRGDFPADCVYVLPSVTRPQQEIMVLITMTPDQRQESVRVSQIVLPESDDRMKPYTLEEFSYDYFRPPPKHTLSRVMVTKNRGRDKMWSCTREPLKQPLLKKVVNHEELAQDACMSFIAMMKYTGDYPSKRTRSVNELTDQIFEGALKAEPLKDEIYCQIIKQLTDNHVKYSEEKGWELLWLCTGLFPPSNSLLPHIQRFLQSKKHHPLSADCMQRLHKALRNGSRKYPPHLVEVEAIQHKTTQIFHKVYFPDDTDEAFEVESSTKAKDFCQNIATRLLLKSPEGFSLFVKISDKVISVPEGDFFFDFVRHLTDWIKKSRPTKDGIVPSLTYQVFFMKKLWTNTVPGKDSFADSIFHYYQELPKYLRGYHKCSREEVFQLAALIYRVKFEDDKSHFPTIPKMLRELVPQDLIRQMSPDDWKRSLVAYFNKQAGKSREEAKLMFLKIIYKWPTFGSAFFEVKQTTEPNFPEILLIAINKHGISLIDPKTKDVLTTHPFTKISNWSSGNTYFHITIGNLVRGSKLLCETSLGYKMDDLLTSYISQMLTTMNKQRSGPRHSK; this comes from the exons ACGTACACCGGCTCCATCCTGGTGGCCGTCAACCCGTACCAGCTGCTGCCCATCTACACGGCCGACCAGATTCGCCTCTACACCAACAAGAAGATCGGCGAATTGCCGCCCCACATCTTCGCCATCGCTGACAACTGTTACTTCAACATGCAGAGGAACAACCGCGACCAGTGCTGCATCATCAG TGGTGAGTCCGGAGCGGGGAAAACGGAAAGCACCAAACTGATCCTGCAGTTCCTGGCAGCCATCAGTGGTCAACACTCCTGGATAGAACAGCAGGTCCTGGAGGCCAACCCCATACtagaag CCTTTGGCAACGCTAAAACCATCCGCAATGATAACTCGTCTCGTTTTGGGAAATACATCGACATCCATTTCAACAAGAGAGGGGCCATAGAGGGAGCCAAGATCGAGCAATACCTGCTGGAGAAATCCAGAGTGTGTCGACAG gcccACGATGAGAGGAACTACCACGTCTTCTACTGCATGCTGAAGGGCATGActgcagaggagaagaagaaactggGACTCAGCAAGGCCACCGACTTCACCTACCTGACCATG gGTAAGTGCACAGTGTGTGATGGCCGAGACGACATGAAAGAGTACTCCAACATCCGCTCTGCAATGAAG GTGCTGATGttcacagagaaagagaacTGGGAGATTTCTAAACTGCTGGCATCTATATTACACATGGGGAACATCAGATACGAAG CTCGCACCTACGACAACCTGGATGCCTGCGAGGTGGTCCGCAGCCCTCACCTTACCACTGCTGCTAGGCTGCtggag GTGGATAGTAAGGCCCTGATGAACTGTCTGACCAGCCGAACTCTGATCACCAGAGGAGAGACCGTCTCCACCCCACTCAGCATGGAACAAGCTCTAGATGTACGGGACGCTTTCGTTAAG GGTATTTACGGCCGCTTGTTTGTGTGGATCGTGGAGAAGATCAACGCGGCCATTTACAAGCCGACGTCCTCACAGCCCAAAGCTCTCAGACGCTCCATCGGACTGCTGGACATCTTTGGCTTTGAGAACTTCACTGTCAACAG CTTTGAGCAGCTGTGCATCAACTTCGCCAACGAGAACCTGCAGCAGTTCTTCGTCCGGCACGTCTTcaagctggagcaggaggagtacaACCTGGAGCACATCAACTGGCAGCACATCGAGTTCACCGACAACCAGGACGCCCTGGACATGATCGCCATCAAACCCATGAACATCATCTCGCTCATCGACGAGGAGAGCCGGTTCCCCAAG GGCACGGACACCACCATGCTGAACAAGCTCAACTTTCAGCACAAGCTCAACACATACTACATCCCTCCAAAGAACAACCACGAGACCCAGTTTGGCATTCAGCACTTTGCTGGAGTGGTTTACTACGAAACGAGAG GTTTCCTGGAGAAGAACAGAGACACATTATACGGTGACATCATCCAGCTGGTTCACTCCTCTAAGAACAAGTTCATCAAACAGATCTTCCAGGCTGATGTCGCTATG ggGGCAGAGACCAGGAAGCGTTCGCCCACTCTGAGCAGTCAGTTTAAGAGATCTCTGGAGCTGCTGATGAGAACTCTGAGCGTCTGTCAGCCGTTCTTCGTCCGCTGCATCAAACCCAACGAGTTCAAGAAGCCCATG tTGTTTGACAGGGAGCTGTGTGTGCGTCAGCTGAGGTACTCGGGCATGATGGAGACCATTCGCATCCGCCGGGCCGGATACCCCATCCGCTACACCTTCGTGGAGTTTGTTGACCGCTACCGGGTGCTCATGCCTGGAGTCAAACCGGCCTACAAACAg GAGGACCTGAGGGGAACCTGCCAGAGGATCGCCGAGCTAGTGCTCGGCAGGGACGATGACTGGAAGATGGGAAAGACTAAGATCTTCCTCAAG GATCAccatgacatgctgctggagatcgAGAGAGACAAGGCCATCACAGACAAGGTCATCCTCATCCAGAAGGTGGTTCGAGGTTTTAAAGACAG GTCTAACTTCCTGAAGATGAAAAAGTCGGCTGTGTTGATCCAGAAGCTGTGGAGAGGGTACCAGTGTCGGAAGAACTATGGAGCT ATGCGAGCGGGCTTCTCTCGCCTCCAGGCTCTGGTTCGTTCCAGGAAGCTGTGTGCATCGTACAACGTCGCCCGCCAGCGAATCACGGGCTTCCAGGGCCGCTGTCGAGGCTTCTTGGTGCGCCGGGCGTTCAGACACCGACTGTGGGCCATCATCACCATCCAGGCCTCCACCAGAGGCATGATCGCTCGCCGGCTGTACAAGAGGCTGAAGGgggag taCCGTAGGAGACTGGAGGCGGAGAAGATGCGTCTTGCTGAGGAGACCAAGCTGAGGAATCAGATGTCCGCAAAGCGAGCGAAGGCCGAGGCTGAGCGTAAACACCAG GAACGTCTGGCCCAGCTGGCCAAAGAGGATGCCGAGcaggagaaaaaggagaaggaggaggcccggaggaagaaggagatggTGGAGCAGATGGAGAAGGCCCGGTTGGAGCCCGTCAACGACTCCGACTTGGTGGACAAAATGTTCGGCTTCCTGGGGACGACGACCTCGTTCCCGGGCCAGGAGGGACAGGCCCCTGCCGGCTTTGAG GACCTGGAGCGGACCCAtcgagagctggaggaggaggatctggACGaggctcttcctcttcctgaggACGACGGAGAGGAGGATCTATCGGAGTACAAGTTTGCCAAGTACGCCGCCACCTACTTCCAGGGCACCACCACGCACACCTATGTCCGGCGGCCTCTGAAACAGCCTCTGCTGTTCCACGACGACGAGGGAGACCAGCTG GCTGCTCTGGCGGTGTGGATCACAGTGCTGAGGTTCATGGGAGATCTGCCAGAGCCCAAGTACCACACGGCCATCAGCGACGGCAGCGAGAAGATCCCCGTGATGACCAAAATCTACGAGTCGCTGGGGAAGAAGACGTACAAGAGAGAGCTGCAG ACGCCTCACGCTGAAGGCCACAAGAAGAACAGCGTCCGTCACAAACTGGtatccctcaccctgaagaaGAAATCCAAGATCactgaggag GTCACCAAACGCCTTAACGATGGTGAGCACGGTCTCCACGGCAACAGCATGCTGGAGGACCGGCCAACGTCCAACCTGGAGAAACTTCACTTCATCATCGGCAATGGGATCCTTAGACCAGGgctgag ggACGAGATCTACTGTCAGATCTGCAAGCAGCTGAGTCAGAACCCGTCCAAGAGTTCTCACGCTCGCGGCTGGATCctcatctctctgtgtgtcggcTGCTTCGCTCCCTCAGACAAGTTTGTCAAG TACTTGAGGAACTTCATCAACAGCGGGCCGCCGGGTTACGCTCCGTACTGCgaggagagactgagacggacgTTTGTCAACGGGACGAGGACACAGCctccctcctggctggagcTGCAG GCCACCAAGTCGAAGAAACCCATCATGCTGCCGGTGACGTTCATGGACGGCACCACCAAAACACTGCTGACGGACTCCGCCACCACGGCCAAGGAGCTCTGCAACGCCCTGTCCGACAAAATCAACCTGCAGGACCGCTTCGGGTTCTCGCTCTACATCGCACTGTTTGACAAG GTCTCGTCTTTGGGCAGTGGGAACGACCACGTGATGGACGCCGTGTCGCAGTGCGAGCAGTACGCCAAGGAGCAGGGAGCCCAGGAGAGGAACGCCCCCTGGAGGCTGTTCTTCAGGAAGGAGATCTTCACGCCCTGGCACTCCCCCACCGAGGACCAGGTCGCCACCAACCTTATCTACCAGCAGACCATCAGGGGCGTCAAGTTCGGGGAGTACCGCTGCGACAGG GACGACCTGGCAGAACTGGCTTCTCAGCAGTATTACGTGGACTACGGTTCGGAGATCCTTCTGGAGCGCCTGCTGAGCCTCATCCCCTCCTACGTCCCCGATAGAGACATCAGCAGCTCCAGGACGGTGGAGAAATGGGCTCATTTCATCATGGCTGCGCACAAAAAG GGCATCTACACCCAGAAGAGGTTTGACCCTCAGAAGGTGAAGGAGGAAGTGGTGGACTTCGCTCGACACAAGTGGCCTCTGCTTTTCTCTCGTTTCTACGAAGCCATCAAGTTCTCAG gTCCCAGTCTGCCTAAAAACGACCTGATCGTCGCCGTCAACTGGACCGGGGTTTATTTTGTAGACGAGCAGGAGCAGGTCCTCCTGGAGCTCTCCTTCCCAGAAATCACTGCAGTTtccagcagcag TGGAGGAAAGTTACAGAGTCAGAGTTTCACTTTGGCGACCATCAAAGGAGACGAGTACACCTTCACCTCCAACAACGCGGAGGACATCCGCGACCTGGTGGTGACCTTCCTGGAAGGCCTGAGGAAGAGATCGAAGTTTGTGGTTGCGTTGCAGGACAACCCCAACCCCA CTGGGGAGGATTCCACATTCCTGAGCTTCATAAAGGGAGACCTGATCCTGTTGGACCAGGACACCGGCGAGCAGGTGCTCAACTCTGGTTGGGCACACGGCGTCAACGAAcgaaccaatcagagaggagaTTTCCCAGCCGACTGCGTCTACGTCCTGCCCTCCGTGACCCGACCGCAGCAAGAAATAAtg GTACTGATTACCATGACACCGGACCAGCGACAGGAGTCGGTTCGTGTTTCGCAGATCGTCCTACCGGAGAGCGACGACAGGATGAAACCATACACACTGGAGGAGTTCTCCTACGACTacttcag GCCACCTCCCAAACACACCCTGAGCAGGGTGATGGTCACTAAGAACCGTGGGAGGGACAAGATGTGGAGCTGCACCAGAGAGCCGCTGAAGCAGCCGCTGCTGAAGAAGGTCGTCAACCACGAGGAGCTGGCTCAGGACGCCTGCATGTCCTTCATAG CTATGATGAAGTACACGGGCGACTACCCGTCCAAGCGGACGCGCTCCGTAAACGAGCTGACGGACCAGATCTTTGAAGGAGCGCTGAAGGCGGAACCTCTGAAAGACGAGATCTACTGTCAGATCATCAAGCAGCTCACTGACAACCACGTCAA GTACAGTGAGGAGAAAGGCTGGGAGCTGCTGTGGTTGTGTACTGGTCTGTTTCCTCCCAGCAACTCGCTGCTGCCGCACATCCAGCGCTTCCTCCAGTCCAAGAAGCACCACCCGCTCTCGGCAGACTGCATGCAGAGGCTGCACAAGGCTCTACG TAACGGATCCAGGAAGTACCCCCCTCATCTGGTGGAAGTGGAGGCGATCCAACACAAGACAACCCAGATCTTCCACAAAGTTTACTTCCCCGACGATACAGACGAG GCGTTCGAGGTGGAGTCCAGCACCAAAGCCAAGGATTTCTGCCAGAACATCGCCACCAGACTGCTGCTCAAATCCCCGGAAGGCTTCAGCCTCTTCGTTAAGATCTCAgacaag gtgatcAGTGTGCCAGAGGGGGATTTCTTCTTTGACTTTGTCAGACATTTGACGGATTGGATCAAGAAATCCCGACCCACTAAGGATG GAATCGTTCCCTCTCTGACCTATCAGGTGTTCTTCATGAAGAAGTTGTGGACCAACACGGTTCCAGGGAAGGACTCCTTCGCCGACTCCATCTTCCATTACTATCAG GAGCTCCCGAAGTACTTGCGTGGCTACCATAAGTGTTCACGGGAAGAGGTTTTCCAACTCGCAGCGCTCATCTACCGCGTCAAGTTTGAGGATGACAAATCCCACTTTCCTACAATTCCCAAGATGCTTCGGGAGCTGGTTCCCCAGGATCTCATTCGTCAGATGTCACCAGATGACTGGAAAAGG TCGCTGGTCGCATACTTCAACAAGCAGGCCGGTAAATCAAGAGAAGAAGCCAAACTGATGTTCCTGAAGATCATCTACAAATGGCCGACCTTTGGCTCCGCCTTCTTCGAGGTCAAG CAAACCACAGAGCCCAACTTCCCAGAAATCCTGCTGATCGCCATCAACAAGCATGGAATCAGCCTCATCGACCCCAAGACCAAG gACGTCCTCACCACACACCCTTTCACCAAGATCTCCAACTGGAGCAGTGGGAACACCTACTTCCACATCACCATCGGCAACCTGGTCCGAGGAAGCAAACTGCTGTGTGAGACTTCGCTG GGCTACAAGATGGACGACCTGCTGACCTCTTACATCAGCCAGATGCTGACCACCATGAACAAGCAGCGCTCCGGGCCGCGCCACAGCAAGTGA